The following are encoded in a window of Gramella sp. MT6 genomic DNA:
- a CDS encoding YigZ family protein, which produces MKDTYQSITKPSPEVLFKDRNSKFFGYAFPIKTEDEANAHLEELRAKHHKARHWCYAWQIGKEEHQYRANDDGEPSNSAGMPIYGQIQSFDVTNILIVVVRYFGGVKLGVGGLINAYKTAAQMALEASDIIKRTIDEVFIVKFDYPEMNKVMQVIKQNNLNVIDQKLELDCKIYIAVRKKDAESIFEKFDNTYKVEISKMED; this is translated from the coding sequence ATGAAAGATACTTACCAAAGCATTACCAAGCCATCACCAGAAGTATTATTCAAGGACCGGAACTCCAAGTTTTTCGGGTATGCCTTTCCTATAAAAACCGAAGATGAAGCTAATGCACACCTGGAGGAATTAAGAGCTAAACACCACAAGGCCAGGCATTGGTGTTACGCTTGGCAAATAGGCAAGGAAGAGCATCAATATAGAGCCAATGATGACGGAGAGCCTTCAAATTCTGCCGGAATGCCTATTTATGGGCAGATACAATCCTTTGATGTAACCAATATTCTTATTGTAGTGGTTAGATATTTTGGCGGGGTAAAGCTTGGAGTAGGCGGGCTAATTAATGCCTATAAGACCGCTGCCCAAATGGCATTGGAAGCTTCAGATATTATAAAGCGAACCATAGACGAGGTCTTTATAGTAAAGTTTGACTATCCTGAAATGAATAAAGTAATGCAGGTGATCAAACAGAACAACTTAAATGTGATCGATCAAAAACTTGAACTGGATTGCAAAATTTATATTGCTGTAAGAAAAAAGGATGCAGAAAGTATCTTTGAAAAGTTTGATAATACCTACAAAGTTGAAATTTCAAAAATGGAGGATTAA
- a CDS encoding thioesterase family protein encodes MKSHKTLVKVRYAETDQMGVVHHGNYPQYLEIARLEWLSALGISYKNMEEEGIMLPVYELNLKYIKPVTFDENLTIETRLRELPNVKITFNYSVFNEQGDLVTSATSVLVFMDSKTRRPVRCPQNILEKLKD; translated from the coding sequence ATGAAATCACACAAAACTCTTGTTAAAGTTCGATATGCCGAAACCGATCAAATGGGTGTGGTACATCATGGAAATTATCCGCAATACCTTGAAATTGCTCGACTTGAATGGTTAAGCGCCTTAGGTATTTCATACAAAAATATGGAAGAGGAAGGGATAATGTTGCCGGTATACGAATTAAATTTAAAATATATCAAACCGGTAACTTTTGATGAAAATCTAACTATTGAAACTCGCCTTCGTGAATTGCCAAATGTTAAAATTACATTCAATTATTCGGTGTTCAATGAACAGGGAGATTTGGTGACTTCAGCCACCTCAGTTTTGGTATTTATGGACTCTAAAACTAGGAGACCAGTAAGATGTCCACAAAATATTTTAGAAAAACTGAAGGATTAA